The DNA segment CCGGACATGGACGGGATCGAGGCGGTCAAAACCATCCGGTCCTTCGATCCCGAGGCTCGGATCATCATGGTAAGCGCCATGGGCCAGCAAAGCATGGTGATCGATTCGATCCAAGCCGGTGCCCGTGACTTCATCATCAAGCCATTCCAACCCCCAAGGGTCCATGAGGCCCTTCGGCGGGTCATGGGCGGTTAACGTCCTTCATTGAAGGAAGGTCATGCCTTCTTCGCTTCCTCCAACCATCCGTGTCCTCATCGTCGACGACTCCTTTTTCATGAGGAAGGTCCTGAAGGACCTTTTGTCCGAATCGGCCCCCCAGATCGAGGTGATCGGCACCGCTTCCGACGGTCAAGAGGGCTTGGAAAAGACAAGGCGCCTCAAGCCGGACGTCGTGACCTTGGATTTTGAGATGCCGAAGTTGAACGGATTGGACGCCCTGCGTGCCATCATGGCCGAATGCCCGACCCCGGTCATCATGGTCTCCAGCCATACGGCAAAAGGGACCGAGACCGCCCTGAAGGCCCTCGAACTGGGTGCGGTGGATTGCGTGGCGAAACCATCGGGAAGGGCCTTGGAAAACATCCGGCTCCTGGAGCCGGAATTGGTCGAGAAGATAAAGGTCGCTTCCATCAGTAAGCCGGTCGCCCGGTCCCCGGAGGCCCCTGGGACCGAACGAACGAGAATCCCTAAGATCCCGCCCAGCCCGCTCGAACGTCCCGCGACCTTCCTGGTGGGAGTCGCATCTTCGACGGGAGGGCCCAAGGCCCTCCACGAACTTTTTGAAGGGGTGAAAACCCACCCGACGGCCTCTTTCGTCGTGGTCCAGCATATTTCATCGGGCTTTACCCAAGCCTTGGCCCGTCGTTTGTCCGAAGTCACCGACGTTCAGGTGGAAGAAGCGATTCATGGGGGCGTTCTCTTGGGGGGAAGGGCTTATGTGGCCCCGACCGGGACGCATTTGATCATTGAAGGATCGCCGGGGCGGTTCCGGTTCAACTTCGACGACCAACCCCCGCGACTGGGTGTGAAGCCTTGTGCCGATCTCATGTTGACCTCGATGGCCAAGGCGACTCGGGGCCAGTGTTTGGGCATC comes from the bacterium genome and includes:
- a CDS encoding response regulator, yielding MFVDDSSFMRSLLKGIILKDGFELAGEAENGRDAVELYKKIRPDLVTMDIVMPDMDGIEAVKTIRSFDPEARIIMVSAMGQQSMVIDSIQAGARDFIIKPFQPPRVHEALRRVMGG
- a CDS encoding chemotaxis response regulator protein-glutamate methylesterase is translated as MPSSLPPTIRVLIVDDSFFMRKVLKDLLSESAPQIEVIGTASDGQEGLEKTRRLKPDVVTLDFEMPKLNGLDALRAIMAECPTPVIMVSSHTAKGTETALKALELGAVDCVAKPSGRALENIRLLEPELVEKIKVASISKPVARSPEAPGTERTRIPKIPPSPLERPATFLVGVASSTGGPKALHELFEGVKTHPTASFVVVQHISSGFTQALARRLSEVTDVQVEEAIHGGVLLGGRAYVAPTGTHLIIEGSPGRFRFNFDDQPPRLGVKPCADLMLTSMAKATRGQCLGIVLTGMGKDGTLGLGAIQKAGGTTFAQDAESCVVYGMPKSAVEAGVVTRQVPLAAMADEINMVLVKTKGF